In Carassius auratus strain Wakin unplaced genomic scaffold, ASM336829v1 scaf_tig00042977, whole genome shotgun sequence, one genomic interval encodes:
- the LOC113086220 gene encoding uncharacterized protein LOC113086220, which produces MLQKHSMASDKEREQTMMRKGSNGRNEEEEQRREDEKILAKLQEWGVRPLSPIKRRVWPGTDTVDGTRFLKVRFTEQVCSLPYSTKFETLRGTEFFRVIHDRQIRVCRLCIKPGHIIRECPELKCFKCNGGGHYARDCEEWMGLERERVDSQKYDERRNSVLTEVQEEGTTDVVSGGEKDGAEDSERRSKMEWRGRPESYSEAEDGEEEMEQSEEIEEEEDTDESNVKERGKEEEKKNTAQELIESRGGKKRDRESKEGLKTKIKRLSAKRKSEMDGEQVEQIKEPRAVM; this is translated from the exons ATGCTGCAGAAGCACAGCATGGCGTCAGATAAAGAAAGAGAACAAACCATGATGAGAAAAGGTAGCAATGGGAGGAATGAAGAGGAGGAGCAAAGAAGAG AGGATGAGAAGATACTCGCCAAGCTACAGGAGTGGGGAGTACGACCACTTTCACCAATCAAACGCCGGGTGTGGCCTGGAACGGATACAGTTGATGGGACACGTTTCTTAAAAGTTCGCTTCACGGAACAGGTATGTTCACTACCATACTCCACAAAATTTGAGACTCTGAGAGGCACCGAATTTTTTCGTGTCATCCATGATAGACAAATACGTGTTTGTAGACTTTGCATCAAGCCAGGGCACATAATCAGAGAGTGCCCTGAATTAAAGTGCTTCAAGTGCAATGGTGGAGGCCATTATGCAAGAGATTGTGAAGAATGGATgggattagagagagagagagtggatagTCAAAAATATGATGAAAGGAGGAATAGTGTTCTGACAGAGGTGCAAGAGGAGGGAACAACTGATGTGGTGAGCGGTGGAGAGAAAGACGGAGCTGAAGATAGTGAAAGAAGAAGCAAAATGGAATGGCGAGGCAGACCTGAAAGTTACAGTGAAGCAGAAGATGGGGAGGAGGAGATGGAGCAGTCGGAAGAGATCGAGGAAGAGGAGGACACAGATGAAAGTAATGTGAAAGAAAGAGGtaaagaagaggaaaagaaaaatacTGCACAAGAACTGATAGAAAGCAGAGGTggaaaaaagagagacagagaaagtaaAGAGGGActgaaaacaaagattaaaagACTGAGTGCAAAGAGGAAGTCTGAGATGGACGGAGAACAGGTTGAGCAGATAAAAGAACCACGAGCGGTTATGTGA